The following are from one region of the Salmo salar chromosome ssa27, Ssal_v3.1, whole genome shotgun sequence genome:
- the LOC106588394 gene encoding retinoic acid receptor RXR-beta-A isoform X11 — MRTRGLTTTSFHAKKLHCQKHSRSPDSSSVSSPPSGQRSPPLTPTAAAMTSLPPVTSAVNSPISSMGSPFSVISSSLGSPCLPGTPSVGYGPISSPQINSTVSMSGLHAVSSSDDVKPPFGLGGHSPGGPMLSQKRLCAICGDRSSGKHYGVHSCEGCKGFFKRTVRKDLSYTCRDNKDCLVDKRQRNRCQYCRYQKCLACGMKREAVQEERQRNKERESEVESTSAVNEEMPVEKILEAEMAVEQKTELHADGSSGDSSPNDPVTNICQAADKQLFTLVEWAKRVPHFSELALDDQVILLRAGWNELLIASFSHRSISVKDGILLATGLHVHRNSAHSAGVGAIFDRESAHNAEVGAIFDRVLTELVSKMRDMQMDKTELGCLRAIILFNPDAKGLSSPSEVELLREKVYASLESYCKQRYPDQQGRFAKLLLRLPALRSIGLKCLEHLFFFKLIGDTPIDTFLMEMLEAPHQLT; from the exons ATTCCCGCAGCCCAGACAGCTCCTCTGTGTCCTCCCCTCCCTCGGGCCAGCGCTCACCACCCCTGACCCCCACAGCTGCCGCCATGACTTCTCTGCCGCCCGTCACCTCGGCCGTCAACAGCCCCATCAGCAGCATGGGCTCGCCCTTCTCTGTCATCAGCTCCTCCCTGGGGTCGCCCTGTCTGCCCGGGACACCCTCGGTGGGCTACGGCCCCATCAGCAGCCCCCAG aTCAACTCCACAGTTTCCATGTCGGGCCTGCACGCGGTCAGCAGCTCGGATGACGTGAAGCCTCCGTTCGGGCTGGGAGGCCACAGCCCAGGGGGCCCCATGCTCTCCCAAAAGCGCCTGTGTGCCATCTGTGGTGACCGCTCCTCCG GTAAGCACTACGGAGTGCACAGCTGCGAGGGCTGCAAGGGTTTCTTCAAGCGCACGGTACGCAAGGACCTGAGCTACACCTGCCGGGACAACAAGGACTGCCTGGTGGACAAACGCCAGCGCAACCGCTGCCAGTACTGTCGCTACCAGAAGTGCCTGGCCTGTGGCATGAAGAGGGAAG CCGTGCAGGAAGAGCGCCAGAGGAACAAGGAGCGGGAGAGCGAGGTGGAGTCGACCAGTGCCGTCAACGAGGAGATGCCCGTGGAAAAGATCCTGGAGGCCGAGATGGCCGTGGAACAGAAGACCGAGCTGCATGCAGACGGGAGCTCCGGGGACAGCtcg CCCAACGACCCAGTCACCAACATCTGCCAGGCTGCAGACAAGCAGCTGTTTACCCTGGTGGAGTGGGCCAAGAGGGTCCCCCACTTCTCTGAGCTGGCCCTGGACGACCAGGTCATCCTGCTACGTGCCG gttgGAACGAGCTGCTGATCGCTTCCTTCTCTCACCGCTCCATCAGTGTGAAGGACGGCATCCTATTGGCCACCGGCCTACACGTGCACAGGAACAGCGCCCACAGTGCCGGTGTGGGAGCCATCTtcgacag GGAGAGTGCGCACAATGCAGAGGTTGGAGCCATATTTGACAG AGTTCTCACTGAGCTGGTCAGTAAGATGAGAGACATGCAGATGGACAAGACCGAGCTCGGCTGCCTCCGAGCCATCATCCTCTTCAACCCAG ATGCTAAGGGCCTGTCCAGCCCAAGTGAAGTGGAATTGCTGAGGGAGAAAGTGTACGCATCGCTGGAGTCCTATTGTAAACAGAGATACCCGGACCAGCAGGGCAG GTTCGCTAAGCTCCTCCTCCGGCTGCCAGCGCTGCGCTCCATTGGCCTGAAGTGCCTGGAGCACCTGTTCTTCTTCAAGCTGATTGGCGACACCCCTATCGACACATTTCTCATGGAGATGCTAGAGGCGCCCCACCAGCTGACCTAA
- the LOC106588394 gene encoding retinoic acid receptor RXR-beta-A isoform X5, whose translation MRTRGLTTTSFHAKKLHCQKHSRSPDSSSVSSPPSGQRSPPLTPTAAAMTSLPPVTSAVNSPISSMGSPFSVISSSLGSPCLPGTPSVGYGPISSPQINMYTRSAEINSTVSMSGLHAVSSSDDVKPPFGLGGHSPGGPMLSQKRLCAICGDRSSGKHYGVHSCEGCKGFFKRTVRKDLSYTCRDNKDCLVDKRQRNRCQYCRYQKCLACGMKREAVQEERQRNKERESEVESTSAVNEEMPVEKILEAEMAVEQKTELHADGSSGDSSPNDPVTNICQAADKQLFTLVEWAKRVPHFSELALDDQVILLRAGWNELLIASFSHRSISVKDGILLATGLHVHRNSAHSAGVGAIFDRESAHNAEVGAIFDRVLTELVSKMRDMQMDKTELGCLRAIILFNPDAKGLSSPSEVELLREKVYASLESYCKQRYPDQQGRFAKLLLRLPALRSIGLKCLEHLFFFKLIGDTPIDTFLMEMLEAPHQLT comes from the exons ATTCCCGCAGCCCAGACAGCTCCTCTGTGTCCTCCCCTCCCTCGGGCCAGCGCTCACCACCCCTGACCCCCACAGCTGCCGCCATGACTTCTCTGCCGCCCGTCACCTCGGCCGTCAACAGCCCCATCAGCAGCATGGGCTCGCCCTTCTCTGTCATCAGCTCCTCCCTGGGGTCGCCCTGTCTGCCCGGGACACCCTCGGTGGGCTACGGCCCCATCAGCAGCCCCCAG ATCAATATGTATACCAGGAGTGCAGAG aTCAACTCCACAGTTTCCATGTCGGGCCTGCACGCGGTCAGCAGCTCGGATGACGTGAAGCCTCCGTTCGGGCTGGGAGGCCACAGCCCAGGGGGCCCCATGCTCTCCCAAAAGCGCCTGTGTGCCATCTGTGGTGACCGCTCCTCCG GTAAGCACTACGGAGTGCACAGCTGCGAGGGCTGCAAGGGTTTCTTCAAGCGCACGGTACGCAAGGACCTGAGCTACACCTGCCGGGACAACAAGGACTGCCTGGTGGACAAACGCCAGCGCAACCGCTGCCAGTACTGTCGCTACCAGAAGTGCCTGGCCTGTGGCATGAAGAGGGAAG CCGTGCAGGAAGAGCGCCAGAGGAACAAGGAGCGGGAGAGCGAGGTGGAGTCGACCAGTGCCGTCAACGAGGAGATGCCCGTGGAAAAGATCCTGGAGGCCGAGATGGCCGTGGAACAGAAGACCGAGCTGCATGCAGACGGGAGCTCCGGGGACAGCtcg CCCAACGACCCAGTCACCAACATCTGCCAGGCTGCAGACAAGCAGCTGTTTACCCTGGTGGAGTGGGCCAAGAGGGTCCCCCACTTCTCTGAGCTGGCCCTGGACGACCAGGTCATCCTGCTACGTGCCG gttgGAACGAGCTGCTGATCGCTTCCTTCTCTCACCGCTCCATCAGTGTGAAGGACGGCATCCTATTGGCCACCGGCCTACACGTGCACAGGAACAGCGCCCACAGTGCCGGTGTGGGAGCCATCTtcgacag GGAGAGTGCGCACAATGCAGAGGTTGGAGCCATATTTGACAG AGTTCTCACTGAGCTGGTCAGTAAGATGAGAGACATGCAGATGGACAAGACCGAGCTCGGCTGCCTCCGAGCCATCATCCTCTTCAACCCAG ATGCTAAGGGCCTGTCCAGCCCAAGTGAAGTGGAATTGCTGAGGGAGAAAGTGTACGCATCGCTGGAGTCCTATTGTAAACAGAGATACCCGGACCAGCAGGGCAG GTTCGCTAAGCTCCTCCTCCGGCTGCCAGCGCTGCGCTCCATTGGCCTGAAGTGCCTGGAGCACCTGTTCTTCTTCAAGCTGATTGGCGACACCCCTATCGACACATTTCTCATGGAGATGCTAGAGGCGCCCCACCAGCTGACCTAA
- the LOC106588394 gene encoding retinoic acid receptor RXR-beta-A isoform X17, which yields MRTRGLTTTSFHAKKLHCQKHSRSPDSSSVSSPPSGQRSPPLTPTAAAMTSLPPVTSAVNSPISSMGSPFSVISSSLGSPCLPGTPSVGYGPISSPQINSTVSMSGLHAVSSSDDVKPPFGLGGHSPGGPMLSQKRLCAICGDRSSGKHYGVHSCEGCKGFFKRTVRKDLSYTCRDNKDCLVDKRQRNRCQYCRYQKCLACGMKREAVQEERQRNKERESEVESTSAVNEEMPVEKILEAEMAVEQKTELHADGSSGDSSPNDPVTNICQAADKQLFTLVEWAKRVPHFSELALDDQVILLRAGWNELLIASFSHRSISVKDGILLATGLHVHRNSAHSAGVGAIFDRVLTELVSKMRDMQMDKTELGCLRAIILFNPDAKGLSSPSEVELLREKVYASLESYCKQRYPDQQGRFAKLLLRLPALRSIGLKCLEHLFFFKLIGDTPIDTFLMEMLEAPHQLT from the exons ATTCCCGCAGCCCAGACAGCTCCTCTGTGTCCTCCCCTCCCTCGGGCCAGCGCTCACCACCCCTGACCCCCACAGCTGCCGCCATGACTTCTCTGCCGCCCGTCACCTCGGCCGTCAACAGCCCCATCAGCAGCATGGGCTCGCCCTTCTCTGTCATCAGCTCCTCCCTGGGGTCGCCCTGTCTGCCCGGGACACCCTCGGTGGGCTACGGCCCCATCAGCAGCCCCCAG aTCAACTCCACAGTTTCCATGTCGGGCCTGCACGCGGTCAGCAGCTCGGATGACGTGAAGCCTCCGTTCGGGCTGGGAGGCCACAGCCCAGGGGGCCCCATGCTCTCCCAAAAGCGCCTGTGTGCCATCTGTGGTGACCGCTCCTCCG GTAAGCACTACGGAGTGCACAGCTGCGAGGGCTGCAAGGGTTTCTTCAAGCGCACGGTACGCAAGGACCTGAGCTACACCTGCCGGGACAACAAGGACTGCCTGGTGGACAAACGCCAGCGCAACCGCTGCCAGTACTGTCGCTACCAGAAGTGCCTGGCCTGTGGCATGAAGAGGGAAG CCGTGCAGGAAGAGCGCCAGAGGAACAAGGAGCGGGAGAGCGAGGTGGAGTCGACCAGTGCCGTCAACGAGGAGATGCCCGTGGAAAAGATCCTGGAGGCCGAGATGGCCGTGGAACAGAAGACCGAGCTGCATGCAGACGGGAGCTCCGGGGACAGCtcg CCCAACGACCCAGTCACCAACATCTGCCAGGCTGCAGACAAGCAGCTGTTTACCCTGGTGGAGTGGGCCAAGAGGGTCCCCCACTTCTCTGAGCTGGCCCTGGACGACCAGGTCATCCTGCTACGTGCCG gttgGAACGAGCTGCTGATCGCTTCCTTCTCTCACCGCTCCATCAGTGTGAAGGACGGCATCCTATTGGCCACCGGCCTACACGTGCACAGGAACAGCGCCCACAGTGCCGGTGTGGGAGCCATCTtcgacag AGTTCTCACTGAGCTGGTCAGTAAGATGAGAGACATGCAGATGGACAAGACCGAGCTCGGCTGCCTCCGAGCCATCATCCTCTTCAACCCAG ATGCTAAGGGCCTGTCCAGCCCAAGTGAAGTGGAATTGCTGAGGGAGAAAGTGTACGCATCGCTGGAGTCCTATTGTAAACAGAGATACCCGGACCAGCAGGGCAG GTTCGCTAAGCTCCTCCTCCGGCTGCCAGCGCTGCGCTCCATTGGCCTGAAGTGCCTGGAGCACCTGTTCTTCTTCAAGCTGATTGGCGACACCCCTATCGACACATTTCTCATGGAGATGCTAGAGGCGCCCCACCAGCTGACCTAA
- the LOC106588394 gene encoding retinoic acid receptor RXR-beta-A isoform X4: MRTRGLTTTSFHAKKLHCQKHSRSPDSSSVSSPPSGQRSPPLTPTAAAMTSLPPVTSAVNSPISSMGSPFSVISSSLGSPCLPGTPSVGYGPISSPQINSTVSMSGLHAVSSSDDVKPPFGLGGHSPGGPMLSQKRLCAICGDRSSGKHYGVHSCEGCKGFFKRTVRKDLSYTCRDNKDCLVDKRQRNRCQYCRYQKCLACGMKREVVQDERQRSVQEERQRNKERESEVESTSAVNEEMPVEKILEAEMAVEQKTELHADGSSGDSSVNPNDPVTNICQAADKQLFTLVEWAKRVPHFSELALDDQVILLRAGWNELLIASFSHRSISVKDGILLATGLHVHRNSAHSAGVGAIFDRESAHNAEVGAIFDRVLTELVSKMRDMQMDKTELGCLRAIILFNPDAKGLSSPSEVELLREKVYASLESYCKQRYPDQQGRFAKLLLRLPALRSIGLKCLEHLFFFKLIGDTPIDTFLMEMLEAPHQLT, translated from the exons ATTCCCGCAGCCCAGACAGCTCCTCTGTGTCCTCCCCTCCCTCGGGCCAGCGCTCACCACCCCTGACCCCCACAGCTGCCGCCATGACTTCTCTGCCGCCCGTCACCTCGGCCGTCAACAGCCCCATCAGCAGCATGGGCTCGCCCTTCTCTGTCATCAGCTCCTCCCTGGGGTCGCCCTGTCTGCCCGGGACACCCTCGGTGGGCTACGGCCCCATCAGCAGCCCCCAG aTCAACTCCACAGTTTCCATGTCGGGCCTGCACGCGGTCAGCAGCTCGGATGACGTGAAGCCTCCGTTCGGGCTGGGAGGCCACAGCCCAGGGGGCCCCATGCTCTCCCAAAAGCGCCTGTGTGCCATCTGTGGTGACCGCTCCTCCG GTAAGCACTACGGAGTGCACAGCTGCGAGGGCTGCAAGGGTTTCTTCAAGCGCACGGTACGCAAGGACCTGAGCTACACCTGCCGGGACAACAAGGACTGCCTGGTGGACAAACGCCAGCGCAACCGCTGCCAGTACTGTCGCTACCAGAAGTGCCTGGCCTGTGGCATGAAGAGGGAAG TGGTCCAAGATGAACGACAGAGAT CCGTGCAGGAAGAGCGCCAGAGGAACAAGGAGCGGGAGAGCGAGGTGGAGTCGACCAGTGCCGTCAACGAGGAGATGCCCGTGGAAAAGATCCTGGAGGCCGAGATGGCCGTGGAACAGAAGACCGAGCTGCATGCAGACGGGAGCTCCGGGGACAGCtcggtaaat CCCAACGACCCAGTCACCAACATCTGCCAGGCTGCAGACAAGCAGCTGTTTACCCTGGTGGAGTGGGCCAAGAGGGTCCCCCACTTCTCTGAGCTGGCCCTGGACGACCAGGTCATCCTGCTACGTGCCG gttgGAACGAGCTGCTGATCGCTTCCTTCTCTCACCGCTCCATCAGTGTGAAGGACGGCATCCTATTGGCCACCGGCCTACACGTGCACAGGAACAGCGCCCACAGTGCCGGTGTGGGAGCCATCTtcgacag GGAGAGTGCGCACAATGCAGAGGTTGGAGCCATATTTGACAG AGTTCTCACTGAGCTGGTCAGTAAGATGAGAGACATGCAGATGGACAAGACCGAGCTCGGCTGCCTCCGAGCCATCATCCTCTTCAACCCAG ATGCTAAGGGCCTGTCCAGCCCAAGTGAAGTGGAATTGCTGAGGGAGAAAGTGTACGCATCGCTGGAGTCCTATTGTAAACAGAGATACCCGGACCAGCAGGGCAG GTTCGCTAAGCTCCTCCTCCGGCTGCCAGCGCTGCGCTCCATTGGCCTGAAGTGCCTGGAGCACCTGTTCTTCTTCAAGCTGATTGGCGACACCCCTATCGACACATTTCTCATGGAGATGCTAGAGGCGCCCCACCAGCTGACCTAA